The DNA region CTTCGCATTCCAAGTCAAAATCGGATGCACCTTATATTGCTCTCCTTGCTTTGTCACATAGCCGAGAGTCTTACGATGATCTGTCTGGCCTTTACGTAGGCCTGCAAGCCAAACCTTAGCACCTAACTCCTTCAAAGCTCGCTGCATCGGCTCTACTTTGCGGATATGGTCATAGCGATTAAACGCCTCCACATCATCCTGCTCCCAGAGTTTGCCGTGGAGCGCTTCCATTCTCGCAGGACTCATTGGCGACTGGTAAACCTTGAGATTGAGATTAAGACGAGTCGTTAAATCCTCTGCAAAACGGTAAGTTTCTTCCGGGAGGTAGCCTGTATCAATCCAAACGACGGGAATCTCCGGGACAATACTGGTCACAAGATGCAACATAACCGCTGATTGAATCCCGAAACTTGTGGTCATCATCAGACCTTGCGGAAAAGTTTCGGCAGCCCAACTCACGATTTCTGGTGAGGATAATCCCATGAGGGACTGGTTGATTTCGTCTAAATTCATTTCTGGCATATTTCCACCACCTTGAACGTGACCTCGGTTCATGACAGTGCCCTGAGGTGTATGGTTTTGTTCGATACTCTTGGTGTTGGAAAGATGCAGTTGTGGCATACTTCTAAAAATTGTAAGGGTTAGGTATTGGTTTGTATTGATGCCGATAGTGACAGACTCCGAGCATAAATTAATGGCTCTCTAGAAAGTCAACATAGTAACGAAACATTTTCGCTTCTTAACTCTCGAAACATCAATAGTTTGTTTCTATGTCATGAATGCTTTGAAATGATTAGAAATATTGTAGTCGAGAATTTCTCGATTTCTGTGGTGGATTTCACAACCAGCGATCGCCGGTTTACTATGCATTGGCTTTCATCTGTTGGCGTTGTTGCCATTTTTCTGCAAATTTGGCACGTCTTTCGGGAGTGAGCGCTTCAATACAGTAGGGGCAAGAAATCCCAATTTCATAGGCTTCTGTCGCTTTATCTTCTGCATCAATAGGATGGCCGCAGGCATAGCATAATTCATATTCGCCTTCTTCTAGGCCATGTTTAACGGTGACACGTTCATCGAAAACAAAGCATTCACCTTCCCACAAACTTTGCTCTTCGGGGACTTCTTCTAGATATTTTAAAATGCCGCCTTGGAGATGGTAGACCTCTTGAAAGCCTTGCTGGAGAAGATAGGATGTCGCTTTTTCACAGCGGATGCCACCAGTACAAAACATGGCGACTTTTGGATTTTGAGCTGGATCTAGGTTTTCGGAAACGTATTGGGGGAAGTCGCGGAAGGATTTTGTGTTGGGATTTTTAGCGCCTTGGAATGTGCCAATACTTATTTCGTAATCATTGCGGGTATCGACGAGGGTAACTTCGGGATCTTGGATCAGCTCATTCCATTGGCTAGGAGAAATATATTTGCCCACTTGCTCACTGGGTTTTGCATCAGGTTGACCGAAGGTGACAATTTCTTTTTTGAGGCGAACTTTAAGGCGTTTAAAGGGCGCTTTCTGGGCAGTGGAAATTTTATGGGTGAGGTCTGCTAGCCGGCGATCGCCCCTCAAGAAATCCAACATGGCTTGGATCGAAGTTTCAGTGCCAGCAATAGTGGCATTAATTCCTTCTGAAGCGAGGAGGATTGTACCCAAGATATTTTGCTCAGCGGCAAAATTGTAGATGGGCTGTTGTTGCTCTTTATAGTCGGTAAATTCAAAGAATTTATAAAAAGTGATTACAACAAAATCCTTCATTGGATACATGATTTTAGCGGAACGGTTTTATTTTAACTGGCGGTGTGTTGAATCTGGCGGAGAATTAAATACTCCATAATTGGGGTTGGAATGATATTCTCGGTAATCGTTTTGATTTTCTGAATTTTTAGTTTTCGGTCTTTAGATTTATGGTTCTGGCATCTCCTCAAAAACGTTTGGCTGATTTTTTGCGATCGCTGCCATTTTCAGTGGAGGAATTACCGTCGGAAACTTGTTTGGTTGGGGGTGCTGTGCGGGATGCGTTATTACAGCGGCAGAGCCAATATATTGATTTCGATTTTGTATTGCCAGAGCGAGCAGTGGAGACGGCGCGGGAAATTTCCCAGCGATATAAAGCGGGATTTGTGGTGCTCGATCCTGAACGAAATATTGCACGAGTGGTTTTTCCGCAGGGAACGCTCGATTTTGCGCAGCAGGAAGGTCATAGTCTCGAAACAGATCTCTACCGCCGGGATTATCGTGCCAATGCGATCGCCTACCATATTCGCTCAAATCATCTGATCGACCCTCTGAAAGGGTTAAATGACCTCGATAATCGCGTTTTGCGAATGGTAGCGGCTGAAAATTTAGTCGATGATCCATTGCGATTGTTGCGAGCCTATCGTCAGGCAGCACAGCTTGGATTTTCGATTGATGCGACAACCCGCTTGAAATTGCGGGAATATGCACCTTTAATCGAAAATATTGCAGCAGAACGAGTTCAACATGAATTGAATTATTTGCTTGAACACGCGGTAGGCGATCGCTGGTTGAAAGCAGCCTATGAAGACGGCATTTTAAATTATTGGCTACCAACCGTGTCGCAAGAAAATATTGTGACACTCCAGCGTATTCAACCGATTTGGCAACAGCTCACCGCGAAATTTCCAGCCTTTCAAGAGCATCCCTTGTGGCTCTACTGGGCGAAATTGACTTGCCTTGCTGGTAGTACTCCAGAAACAGCCCAAAAAACGATTCTTAAGCTTAAATATTCGCGTCAAGAGCTACGGATTGTGGTACTAGTCGCCGAAGTGTTGCCGCAGCTAATGGCGATCGCCACTGAACCGATGACCCTCCGTGAGCAATACCTATTCTTTCAAAACATCAAAACCCATTTTCCTGTAGCGGCTATTGTTGCCCAAGCCTATGGCATAGACAGCCACCATCTTGCTCCTCTCCTCAGCCGTTATTTTGACCCGACAGATCAAGTTGCTCACCCCAAACCTCTTCTCACGGGCAAAGACTTAATTCAGCAGCTCGATCTCCAACCCAGCCCTCAAATTGGTTATCTCCTCACCGAAATTCATGTCGCTTATATCGAGGGGGAAATTCAGACCAAGGATGAGGCAATCCAATGGGGGCGATCGCTACTCGAGACAATGCCTTAAAACAAAATTTTTGCCATAAAAAATCCCCCAATTTCTTGAAGGATAAAACTGCATGTACTGCAAATGAAATATTTGATAGCTGATTAACGCTCTGATTACTTCTGGAACTTATTCCGCAAGAAAATAGCAGTACCATTCATAAACAACAACACACACATCAAAACAATAATCCCCGCCGCTGCAGCCGTATGGAATTCCGTCTGGGGGCGAGAAACCCAATTAAAGATCTGAATTGGCAAAGCTGTAAACGGTGTTTGTAAACCTTCGAGACCCAAAGGTGGCAAAAAGGCAATAAACGTCAAGGCACCAATCGTAATCAGTGGAGCAGTCTCACCAATTGCCCGTGAGAGAGCCAAAATAGTACCAGTCAAAATACCGGGCAATGCTAGAGGAAAAATCTGTTCGCGCACCACTTGCCATTTTGTAGCGCCCAGTGCCAAACCAGCCTGACGCAGACTATCCGGTACTGCCTTTAGAGCCTCGCGTGTCGAGACGATTACGATTGGCAAAATCAATAGACTTAATGTCATTGACCCCGCCAACACACTCCGTCCACCAGTGATTGGTTCAAGAACCCGTACAAAAATTTCTAAACCTAACAGACCATAAATAATCGAAGGGACAGCCGCCAAATTATTGATATTGATATCAATAATTTTGGTGAAAATATTATCTGTCGAAAATTCCTCAAGGAAAATTCCCGCACCAACACCTAACGGAAACGTGATAATTGC from [Leptolyngbya] sp. PCC 7376 includes:
- the pstA gene encoding phosphate ABC transporter permease PstA, which translates into the protein MNTSKSSALDNGNSLYDAQLNKRYFWDKIFATASWAAVAFSILVLIVLLIDVVHDGLPRLDWTLLSEFPSRRPAEAGLKSALIGTIWLMSITAIITFPLGVGAGIFLEEFSTDNIFTKIIDININNLAAVPSIIYGLLGLEIFVRVLEPITGGRSVLAGSMTLSLLILPIVIVSTREALKAVPDSLRQAGLALGATKWQVVREQIFPLALPGILTGTILALSRAIGETAPLITIGALTFIAFLPPLGLEGLQTPFTALPIQIFNWVSRPQTEFHTAAAAGIIVLMCVLLFMNGTAIFLRNKFQK
- the cysH gene encoding phosphoadenosine phosphosulfate reductase encodes the protein MNRGHVQGGGNMPEMNLDEINQSLMGLSSPEIVSWAAETFPQGLMMTTSFGIQSAVMLHLVTSIVPEIPVVWIDTGYLPEETYRFAEDLTTRLNLNLKVYQSPMSPARMEALHGKLWEQDDVEAFNRYDHIRKVEPMQRALKELGAKVWLAGLRKGQTDHRKTLGYVTKQGEQYKVHPILTWNAKDIYEYLTTHDLPYHPYFDQGYVTVGDWHSSRPLMAGDESERDTRFRGLKQECGLHLPATSEEAQSLDSSSL
- a CDS encoding rhodanese-related sulfurtransferase; the protein is MKDFVVITFYKFFEFTDYKEQQQPIYNFAAEQNILGTILLASEGINATIAGTETSIQAMLDFLRGDRRLADLTHKISTAQKAPFKRLKVRLKKEIVTFGQPDAKPSEQVGKYISPSQWNELIQDPEVTLVDTRNDYEISIGTFQGAKNPNTKSFRDFPQYVSENLDPAQNPKVAMFCTGGIRCEKATSYLLQQGFQEVYHLQGGILKYLEEVPEEQSLWEGECFVFDERVTVKHGLEEGEYELCYACGHPIDAEDKATEAYEIGISCPYCIEALTPERRAKFAEKWQQRQQMKANA
- a CDS encoding CCA tRNA nucleotidyltransferase; the protein is MVLASPQKRLADFLRSLPFSVEELPSETCLVGGAVRDALLQRQSQYIDFDFVLPERAVETAREISQRYKAGFVVLDPERNIARVVFPQGTLDFAQQEGHSLETDLYRRDYRANAIAYHIRSNHLIDPLKGLNDLDNRVLRMVAAENLVDDPLRLLRAYRQAAQLGFSIDATTRLKLREYAPLIENIAAERVQHELNYLLEHAVGDRWLKAAYEDGILNYWLPTVSQENIVTLQRIQPIWQQLTAKFPAFQEHPLWLYWAKLTCLAGSTPETAQKTILKLKYSRQELRIVVLVAEVLPQLMAIATEPMTLREQYLFFQNIKTHFPVAAIVAQAYGIDSHHLAPLLSRYFDPTDQVAHPKPLLTGKDLIQQLDLQPSPQIGYLLTEIHVAYIEGEIQTKDEAIQWGRSLLETMP